In the Ricinus communis isolate WT05 ecotype wild-type chromosome 3, ASM1957865v1, whole genome shotgun sequence genome, TGACTTAGACTATGTTGAACCTTGCTTTCGGCATCCAAAGAAGAATCCTCGAAATATGTCACCAGACACTCCATGTTCAGAAATAAGATCGAAGCCGGATGACTGGGATCCAGATGGTTCCCAGAAGCAACAGAAGAGCAAAACACCACTCCCAATATTTGATGAGGCTATCGAACTCCttgcaaaagaaggaaaaataatcCTTGATATCTCTTTCGATGAGTTGAAGGTACTATTGGCCCAACTCGGACTTGAATTTGGGAAAGCCCCTTCTGCAACCTGTAGAAAGGAGATCCAGCCAAATCTACCAGTGGTACAACCATCAATTCAAGGGTGCTACATGTTTCAGCCAGAGGATTTCCCTCCTTTAGGGAAAACGGAGAACAAGAGATCAGAAATTCTTCCTTCAAGGATTTCTCCCTTTAGATCTATAGAACCCCTGACACCTCCAGAAGAGGTGCTAAACTGGCAAACCTCCAACTCGATCGTCCAGAATACTTATCTAAAGAAGATAGATGAGAAATTGGACCAAGCTTTACACCTGGCTCAAAAACTGGatcataagttggatactttCTCACAAGAAGTACTCCAGCTCCATTCATCGCTCACTGCAAAGTATCAGGCTCTGGATAGAGAGCTTCGGATACCTCAGCCCATTACTCATGCCTTCAtgcaaaaggaaaaggagatcACACGGCTGAAGAAATAAATAGATCAAATTGAGCATGATCTTCGGAGAGACCAGTCTGTCATAATTCCATCCTTTACTTCAGCAGCCTCCACATCATTTGCTATTGCTTTTTCGTACTATTCTTcattcccttttctttcacaacCAGAACAACCATAAGAAACCCTTTATCAGCCCTTTGGCACCTTCTCTCACCTTTATCCGAAAAACTCATAAAcccaataaaagaaaacctaTCCTCCTCTAGCCTCTAAAGACAAACTTCCAGAGCAATCTCTCATCAGTCCGTATGATTCAGAATCCTCTTCAAATACTTCAGAGATGGAGGACATCACTGAGATTCTCATGAACACTTCTGCCTACTGATCCCAGTCCAGAAATAGTGGAACTTGAGGATGAGGATGCACAGTCATTCTTTACTCCCACTGGAGCTCCAAACCCAAGGTCAAAACCAGCTGGCATGGGACCTTAGTGCACTTTTGATGACCTACCCCCATCGAGATGGAAGGACAAGCTTTCCGAGTTCttggcatggattgatcttcAGATGACCCTTGAAGGGGGCCACACTCAAAAAGGTCCTTGCCGAATTTGTCACAAGATTTACCGGAAGCTTAAGAGATTGGTTTCAGTCTCAACCTGAGTACACCAGGCTTCAATTTGTCGCACTGCCAACTCCATCAGCAGCAGTAACAATCCTCCATAACCAGTTCCTTGAGAGTTATGACCTTGTCATAAGACAGCAGAAACAAGAGTTTTTTGATCGAAAATGTTGTTCATTAAAAATGAAGGATATGGAAAAGCACTATTCGGCTATGTCCAAACTCTATTATGTCATTGGAGGACATGATGGTGACGATACACTAAAGTATACCTTCATCACCTCTCTGCCAGATGAAATACAACCTGAGGTCAACAATATGATTGTGGCAACAAAGAAACCAGTCACCTCCATCACACTCGGCGAAATCTAGCAATTCACTCTCTCTTCCATCAAGAGACTGTGTGATCAACAAGAGTTATTCAAAAGGTTATCTCAAAGGGACTTAATAGTCCAAAAGGCGTGCAACAAGAACCACCTCAAGATTAAGTGCAAGGCCGCCAACTGCGTCTGTTCAAATCATAAGAAGAAGTCTGGACATCATTTCCAGAAATACACGCGCAGCAACAAGGAGTTCAGGAAAAGGAACCCAAAGAGATTCAAATACTTCCATAAGAAACGGAATCAGGGGTACAAGTCTGACAGATGTTTCATCTGCAAAAGAAAGGGACACTATGCAAAAAATTATCCTAAGAATCCAGAAAAGTCAGCAAAGATGATCCAACAAGTCAGCATGTCTTTATCTTTTTCAGACTCTTTTGAAGCAGAAATAGAATCTTTCCTTTCAGAGCAAGAGGATCTTACCCCAGAAAGCTTATTTGGGTTAGAAATCGAGTTCTCAGACTCCACAGAGTCCTCACAAGAAACTTCTTCAGACTCAGACGATAGTGAGATACCAATCTTAATGATTGGTCTGCACGAAGAAAGTCAGGAGAATATTCTAAAAGATGTAATGCAATATCCTCTTTCACCAACCCTATTGTCTTCCTTCTTTGCTTCTTCTCCATCTCctgaaacttttcaatttactaCAAAACCCCTTCCAGTTCTATATGTTCCTATATAGATTCTACCTTCAAAATACTCAAAGTCTGTACCAGTAATAGCTTTCTATGACACTGGAGcacaaagaagcatgatgaaccCAATGGTTCTCCCATCAGAGTATTGGAAGCCCCATGATCAGTTCTTTAGGGCAGCCAATGGTCAAACCTTCAAAACCACTTTGATCACAAGACAGAAGATCGGAATACAGTTCTTTCCTGATTGCATTGTATGGACGCATATCATTGGTTCGGATCTTCCAAATAAGGATATCCTGATaggttttgatgtttatcatcaAGCTCAAAAGCTCCAAATTCTTCCAACTGGCATAAAGTTCAAGAGACAGTTCCGGCCATACACTAAAACTTCAAATCTGTTTTCTGTGACAAATACAATTTCACCATTCCTACCATACACAAAAAAATTCCTTCAGTTTTGTCCAGAATCTCATTCACATTTTCAACACCCTCTTCCTCTGTGGAAAAATCCACAATTCTATATCAGCCTCCCCTTCAAACTTAATGAAGACATTAACCCTACTAAAGCCACACACATGGGAATGTCACCTACAGACCTAGCCCTTACCCGATCAGAATGCTTGACATCACATAAAGAAGGCCTAATTGAACCCACTACTTCACAATGGGCTTGCcaagccttttatgtggaAAAAAGGTCTGAAAGGATTCGAGGAAAAAAGAGGCTTGTCATAGACTACAAGCCCTTAAACCATTTCCTTCAAGATAAcaaatttcctcttcctcgGATCTCAAATCTCAAAGTCCATATCCAAAAGGCCCAATACTATTCCAAATTTGACCTAAAGGCGGGCTTTTGGCAACTCGGTATCCGTGAGAGATACAAGACTGCATTTTGTATCCCTAATGCCCAATACCAGTGGACTGTTATGCCCTTTGGGCTCAAGACGGCCCCATCTCAATTCCAGAAGACTATGAATGAGATTtttgggcctatcctttaCTCTTCTTTGATCTACATCGATGACATCCTACTATTCTCAGAAACAGTAGAAGACCACCATTAACTGTTACAACAGTTCCTTGCCATTATCTAGAAATATGGCATTATGCTGTCAGAAAAGAAGAGCACTATTGGCCGAcgagaaattgaatttctcgATATGCATTTCAAGAATGGCCAGTACACATATGGTCCCCACTTGATGAAGGAACTTGATAATTTTTCAGAAGAGAATTTATCAGTGAAACAAATTCAACAGTTCCTTGGAATCCTAAACTATGTTCGAGAGGCCATTCCACACATGTCTAGTTACACGTGCCACCTCTCAAAAATGCTCAAGAAGAACCCTCCTCCATGGGGAGCGGAACAAACAACAGCTGTCAAAAAGCTAAAAGAGCTGGCTCACAATCCGCCACCTCTCACAATCCCGTCAACAGGAGAACTTATTCTTCAAACAGATGTATCTGACTATGCATGAGGGGGCCATCCTCCTAGAAAAGCTCCACGACAAGGAACAATTATGTGGATATGCATCGAGTCAGTTTTCCTCTTCAGAAAAACATTATCACACGACCTATAAGGAAATTTTGGCGGTCAAGTACGggataaaaaagtttgaattcttcTTGATTGGACAGCACTTCCTGGTTCGGATGGACAACTCCTCATTCCCaaagattcttgaatccaaCCAGAAGACTTTGCCTGAGCCCCAACTGCTGCGATTAAAGTCATGGTTCAACAGATATGATTTTAAGgttgagcatataaaagggataagaAACCTAATCCCGAATTTCTTATCCAAACTTTCCAAACCTCAGAATCAGCCTATAGTCCTTCTCACCTCTACCATAAATCTTCCCATAATTTTTATGGCTTCTTCATCTTCCAGAACCAACCTGCAACCTCCTTCACCACCAGATCTTCCCAACAACCTCACAACCAAACAAGTCACTGACTTTGCCCGGAACATGATGTTCCATTTTTGGCAACTTTTCAACAAACCTTCTCACTCCCAATACAACCCAACTTCTTCTTTCCAGACTACCCTTGGTGTCTGATTTATCACTTATCTCTTGAACATCCAAAGCATGAAAGTGAGTTATGGTTCCTATGGTGCCTATCTACAGTCTGTCATCATGCTATAGAAGTGCCCATTATGAATCTTTTACACTTCTTCAATAATGAAGCAAACTCAAGGTCATATCCATGGAGATTCCTTACCTGGTTCAAAACTCCATATCAATGGACAGAAGATCTCCTTAAACTTATCCATGAGCATCGGTTATTCTCAGATAACAATTCCAAAGCATCGGAATACCAtgctattttcatattacaGAGGCCCTATCTCCGACTAACAGAAAACACATATGCAACCCAGAATATCTGTTACCATTGGAGAACAATTAATAGTCCTCTACATCTTGCTTCGCCAGCAATCACGGAAGATTTAAAGCAGGCCTTGCAATACAGAAATCAATCAAGGATGGCTAATGTCTCAACACCATTAGTATGCACATTCAATGGACACCTGTCAACTGGACAATCCATTGAACATTTCTCATTCTCTGATCTTTCGACCCCACTGGATGATCCTACCTTAACCAGAGCACAGCAAGAAGCTCTCATGCAAGATTCCCAGCCAATGGATGATGATCAATATGACGATATTTTCTAAGCATGTGAAGCTGTCAACCACTCCTATTACTTTAAGtgaattattgtatattgTCCTATTAGGCATGTGAGTGGATGATGAGTCGTCCTTATTGTCTTGTAAGTGGAGTGTATTATTGTATGTGAGTGGAGtgaattattgtatattgTCCTATTAGGCATGTGAGTGAATGATAAGTCGTCCTTATTGTCTTGTAAGTGGAGAATGAGTGGGATCCCCACTTAGCCTCCTTTTGTATTCTTGTTATGGTTCTCCTCCCTACATAAGGAGAAGtcatttttgaataaaatcaagCAAGTTTCCTCTAAGCAAGCTTCCCTCTCATCTAtactctttctctctctcttatgGCATTCTAAACTTCTCATTTCTCTTCTCCTCGATCCAATGGCAATGAACTAATtgttgctacgatctgtttTTTCTAtgatccaaaagggctaactcggctatcgaggtccaaaagagcagaaagaccccccatggcgaggtgcctctttaTGGTTTTAGCTTGAGGATACTCATCTGCCTTGAGTTTACAACATGAGGATTAAGTTATGCAGAAAGCACATATATTAAACTACTtggtaatataaaaaataaaatttattttctttcaataaaaaagctaaaatttattttatattaaattttatcataatcTAGTATTTTAGTCGAgttataagataaaattatgtCGGTTAAGCCTTATTAGCTTAAGAACtgcatatttaaatttattggcATTTTTTAAACAACTTATCAAAAACTttctagaaatgaaaatagaacaAAACTAAGATGACTCTTGATCATGGGGCTTTAGACCAAATCCAacatagaataaataaataaatattatataatattgcTAAAATATCCGAAaaagtcaaataaaaagaattgacatttgaaattaatatgcAAACTAAAATTCTGCCAATTGTCTTAAATTTCTACCAGAAGGGAACCAATTAGAAGTGCAAGAATATGGAGTAGTCAATTGAGGTGACATCTACTCCGTATCACTCTTTTGGCATGTGACAGACAGAACCCATAAGAActttaaactaataataaacgAAGAGGTAATTAAGGAATAATATAAGTTAGGAAATTAGACTGAGaaatagtttctttttttctttttccattttctgtTAAAACTTGCAGAAGTAACTGTCCTGGAAATTTCCAGGAGACAGGATCGAAGGAGACAAGACAGCTACGACATCGTAACTGGGTCAGATGCGGATTATAGTAGTAAAGCTAGTAGCTGTCAAAAGGGTTTCACTTCTGGTGGGCCCATCACCGCATTTGTCCAGCTGGCATATTAAGAAACTTAAAGGCAGAGTCCTCCACCGAGAGACACAGTCTTTTCtctgttttttttaatatatttctttttctctttacgtacattttgttttaagaagagaattaaaaaaatagaaaagtgaAAACAAAAGAGTGATTAACTCATACACAAAatctgttttatattattttatttagggaaTATTACCCAGTCTTGCACTATCAATTATGTCTCCAAAATGCCTACCACTTCCACTCTATCACCtccatattataaataataaaagatattttaattcatgCGAAATTTAGTGTAttgtaaattataataatttaatatttattcatttatataaatttagaaaatttaaatgggattttcagaaaatatagtgacatgtattttatatgaaattttataaatttacatttaatataaatgtCTCAAAAAATAttccttttatataaatttgatctatatatcttattaattcttatcgaataaatataaataataaaaaaaattaaatcactataataataaattttttatttaatatagaaaaaaaatacgattaaaatgttttaatttaataaaacaaataaaggaAACAGTGCACCCAGTCATTTGGGTTGTTATATAGATTGTAGAATTATTGTCCTTTGATTTCattgaagaaattaatttGCCAATTAAAACGagtaaagaaataaaacaaactaaagTCAATATAAGTTCGCCTCAGATCAACGCGGCAAGAGCCGAATTTACTTGCTACGCGGGCTGCACCcggttcttttcttttgcttttcctCTCTCAGTTTCAGTCACTCACTCGCTCCTTTCGCGTCAACCATTTAGTCGTGACCGGTTCTTCCGGTGGCAAATTCTGCtaaattgtttttttcttaattttttttaatattctgaaaacaaatattatatagCCATATTTACAATGGCATGGTTCCCATGTTCTTATTTCAGGACTAAATCATATACACCTCACCTTATAAAagagggaaaaaaataaaatcaacaccCAATTACgatgattttataaataatcatGTTATGAATGAttgactaaaataaataattcagaACTTAGAAAAATTTTAGACTCAAAAAATACCCTCAATTTAGTTAGTGGGCTCTTCATGTTATGAATCggatcttaaaaaatatacatataaaatcattttcatttaacaactaaatttaaaatttatttgataaaatttaaaaatcaatgatgaatagttatttaattatttaatttatctatggtttcaaatttttaatatagtgcAATTGACAAATTCTAATCTATTTAATGGTatgtgaaattattttaaaagcgAGACAATTTCAACTATTActcttttaatattacaaaacaaaaatacttttatttgtatatttcaAAGAATTTTACAGACTTAGTCCaatagtattaaaattcatAGTATGTATTAACAATTGATTAGAAAGATgcaatattttatgtgaaatTCTGATTGCCACTTATTCTAACGAAAATTAAGCAATTGACATTTTAACACAAAAAGATGCAAAACTTAAATTAATCCCCAATATGACTTGTTCAATACAAAAGCAAATAATTAACTTCAGCATGATTAATACTTTACAATATAATAATGCAAAACATATTATATCACATTCATCATGCTTACTTATTCTAATTAACTTAATGTTAACAATTTTAGACGTgatctttttaaaaagtatgTCTCATACATAATTATAGAgtataatacttttttataattttaagtatattattttaaataaagagatatatatgaat is a window encoding:
- the LOC125369583 gene encoding uncharacterized protein LOC125369583 translates to MVLPSEYWKPHDQFFRAANGQTFKTTLITRQKIGIQFFPDCIVWTHIIGSDLPNKDILIGFDVYHQAQKLQILPTGIKFKRQFRPYTKTSNLFSVTNTISPFLPYTKKFLQFCPESHSHFQHPLPLWKNPQFYISLPFKLNEDINPTKATHMGMSPTDLALTRSECLTSHKEGLIEPTTSQWACQAFYVEKRSERIRGKKRLVIDYKPLNHFLQDNKFPLPRISNLKVHIQKAQYYSKFDLKAGFWQLGIRERYKTAFCIPNAQYQWTVMPFGLKTAPSQFQKTMNEIFGPILYSSLIYIDDILLFSETVEDHH